The following coding sequences lie in one Myxococcus xanthus genomic window:
- a CDS encoding NADH-quinone oxidoreductase subunit J has product MNIELILFGAFALLTLLSAGTVIFARSPINSAMALVSTFFFMAGIYVLLWAHTVAVMQVLVYAGAIMVLFLFVIMLLNLGESPTRGKPTVARVAGGAATVGLFAVLAIILLKLPAEPATLSTGAQASFGTIATMGQVIFTQWLFPFEAVSLLLLVAMVGAVVVAKSRI; this is encoded by the coding sequence TTGAACATCGAGCTCATCCTCTTCGGGGCGTTCGCGCTCCTGACGCTGCTGTCGGCTGGAACGGTCATCTTCGCGCGCAGCCCCATCAATTCGGCCATGGCGCTGGTGTCCACGTTCTTCTTCATGGCCGGCATCTACGTGCTGCTGTGGGCGCACACGGTGGCCGTCATGCAGGTGCTCGTGTACGCGGGCGCCATCATGGTGCTCTTCCTGTTCGTCATCATGCTGCTCAACCTGGGAGAGTCGCCCACGCGCGGCAAGCCCACGGTGGCCCGCGTCGCGGGCGGCGCTGCGACGGTGGGCCTGTTCGCGGTCCTGGCCATCATCCTCCTGAAGCTGCCCGCCGAGCCGGCCACGCTGAGCACGGGAGCCCAGGCCTCCTTCGGCACCATCGCCACCATGGGTCAGGTCATCTTCACCCAGTGGCTGTTCCCCTTCGAAGCTGTGAGCTTGCTGCTGCTGGTGGCCATGGTGGGCGCAGTCGTCGTGGCCAAGTCGCGGA
- the nuoF gene encoding NADH-quinone oxidoreductase subunit NuoF, protein MASTAKTIEPIISAAWGKPQSWTLDSYRKRGGYEALKKALQMEPAAIIDEVKKSNLRGRGGAGFPTGLKWSFVPKDSPKPKYLAVNGDESEPGTFKDRYILEDDPHMMLEGIAIASYALGVHTCYVYLRGEFKFPAERTQAAIDEAYKAGIFGKKVLGKDYELNCYLVRGAGAYICGEETALLESLEGKKGWPRLKPPFPAVVGLFGCPTVVNNVETLASVPAIFQQGADAYAKLGTDKSGGTRLVCLSGTVNRPGVYEVSMFTTLAELIYDDKYGRGMPAGRKVKAVIPGGSSAPVLGADELDVAMEFEALKVKQTMAGSGGVIVMDDATCMVRSLWRVARFYAEESCGQCTPCREGTPWQTRLLRKIEEGRGEPGDIDMLSNVASSIAPYPPIGLGNTICALGDAAALPTHSFLMRFRDEFEAHIREHRCPFGDKPWGSFGDWS, encoded by the coding sequence ATGGCCTCTACGGCAAAGACGATCGAACCGATCATCTCGGCGGCCTGGGGTAAGCCTCAGTCCTGGACCCTGGACAGCTACCGCAAGCGGGGGGGCTACGAGGCGCTGAAGAAGGCGCTCCAGATGGAGCCCGCCGCCATCATCGACGAGGTGAAGAAGTCGAACCTCCGCGGTCGCGGCGGCGCCGGCTTCCCCACGGGCCTCAAGTGGAGCTTCGTCCCCAAGGACAGCCCCAAGCCCAAGTACCTGGCGGTCAACGGCGACGAGTCCGAGCCGGGCACCTTCAAGGACCGCTACATCCTGGAAGACGACCCGCACATGATGCTGGAGGGCATCGCCATCGCGTCCTACGCGCTGGGCGTGCACACCTGCTACGTGTACCTGCGCGGCGAGTTCAAGTTCCCGGCGGAGCGCACGCAGGCGGCCATCGACGAGGCCTACAAGGCGGGCATCTTCGGCAAGAAGGTCCTGGGCAAGGACTACGAGCTGAACTGCTACCTGGTCCGCGGCGCGGGCGCGTACATCTGCGGCGAGGAGACGGCGCTGCTGGAGAGCCTGGAAGGCAAGAAGGGCTGGCCCCGCCTGAAGCCTCCCTTCCCCGCGGTGGTGGGCCTCTTCGGTTGCCCCACGGTGGTGAACAACGTGGAGACGCTGGCCAGCGTGCCCGCCATCTTCCAGCAGGGCGCGGACGCCTACGCGAAGCTGGGCACCGACAAGTCGGGCGGCACGCGGCTCGTCTGCCTCTCCGGCACGGTGAACCGGCCGGGCGTCTACGAGGTGTCGATGTTCACGACCCTCGCCGAGCTCATCTACGACGACAAGTACGGCCGGGGCATGCCCGCCGGCCGCAAGGTTAAGGCCGTGATTCCGGGCGGTTCCTCGGCGCCGGTGCTGGGCGCGGACGAACTGGACGTGGCCATGGAGTTCGAGGCCCTCAAGGTGAAGCAGACCATGGCGGGCTCCGGCGGCGTCATCGTCATGGACGACGCCACCTGCATGGTGCGCAGCCTGTGGCGCGTGGCCCGCTTCTACGCGGAAGAGTCGTGCGGCCAGTGCACGCCGTGCCGTGAAGGCACGCCCTGGCAGACGCGCCTCTTGCGCAAGATCGAAGAGGGCCGCGGCGAGCCGGGCGACATCGACATGCTGTCCAACGTCGCGTCGTCGATCGCCCCCTACCCGCCCATCGGCCTGGGCAACACCATCTGCGCGCTCGGCGACGCGGCGGCGCTGCCCACGCACTCGTTCCTCATGCGGTTCCGGGACGAGTTCGAGGCCCACATCCGTGAGCACCGCTGCCCGTTCGGCGACAAGCCCTGGGGTTCGTTCGGAGACTGGTCTTGA
- the nuoE gene encoding complex I 24 kDa subunit family protein, producing MAEPLFTSEEQKKFDAGIAEIISHYPLDRKSAGMLPALRLLQEIKGWLPPEGLRLVAKHLEVTPERAMEVASFYVMYHLKKPGKYVIDVCTNLSCSLWGAEKMLAYLEEKLGLKAGEANEKFTLRETECLASCGTAPCLQINEDHHESLTQAKLDAILAKLS from the coding sequence ATGGCGGAGCCCCTGTTCACCTCTGAAGAGCAGAAGAAGTTCGACGCGGGAATCGCGGAGATCATCTCCCACTACCCTCTGGATCGGAAAAGCGCGGGCATGCTCCCAGCGCTGCGCCTGCTCCAGGAAATCAAGGGATGGCTGCCCCCGGAAGGGTTGCGGCTGGTGGCGAAGCATCTGGAGGTCACTCCCGAGCGGGCCATGGAAGTGGCCAGCTTCTACGTGATGTACCACCTCAAGAAGCCGGGCAAGTACGTCATCGACGTCTGCACGAACCTGTCCTGCTCACTGTGGGGCGCGGAGAAGATGCTCGCCTACCTGGAGGAGAAACTGGGCCTCAAGGCAGGTGAAGCCAACGAGAAGTTCACCTTGCGAGAGACCGAGTGCTTGGCCTCGTGCGGTACTGCGCCCTGCCTGCAGATCAACGAGGATCACCACGAGAGCCTGACCCAGGCGAAGCTGGATGCCATCCTCGCCAAGTTGAGCTGA
- a CDS encoding TIGR02266 family protein — translation MNPGPEDKRQHPRVPAVLRVDYTDGRQARDVTENLSHEGLFVQTDQAFVMGDEVRLALSFPGLLDPVEVSGTVAWMRPAGPDQPAGVGVRVEREQDRRKLGDILSAAGADSHASHAEHEGYRVLIVEDNPHIIEMYSYVLKKLASGELHGKVPLEVHFAPDGHHALLMLREDRFNLVMTDLYMPVMDGFALVERMREEEALRTIPIIAISAGGKEAQDRAMQLGVDIYLRKPVRFVEVLETVKQLLRIK, via the coding sequence ATGAACCCGGGTCCAGAGGACAAGCGCCAGCACCCCCGCGTCCCGGCTGTGCTGAGAGTGGACTACACGGACGGGCGCCAGGCCCGCGACGTGACGGAGAACCTGTCCCACGAGGGCCTGTTCGTCCAGACGGACCAGGCCTTCGTCATGGGGGACGAGGTCCGGCTCGCACTTTCTTTCCCGGGCCTTCTGGATCCGGTAGAAGTCAGCGGAACCGTGGCCTGGATGCGGCCAGCGGGCCCCGATCAGCCCGCGGGCGTCGGCGTTCGCGTGGAGCGCGAGCAGGACCGGCGGAAACTGGGTGACATCTTGAGTGCGGCAGGAGCAGACAGCCACGCGTCCCACGCAGAGCACGAGGGGTATCGTGTGCTCATCGTCGAGGACAACCCGCACATCATCGAGATGTACAGCTACGTGCTGAAGAAGCTGGCCAGCGGCGAGCTGCACGGAAAGGTCCCCCTGGAGGTCCACTTCGCGCCGGATGGGCACCACGCGCTGCTGATGCTGCGCGAGGACCGCTTCAACCTGGTGATGACGGACCTCTACATGCCGGTGATGGACGGCTTCGCCCTGGTGGAGCGCATGCGGGAGGAAGAAGCGCTGCGCACCATCCCCATCATCGCCATCTCCGCCGGCGGCAAGGAGGCGCAGGACCGCGCCATGCAGCTGGGCGTGGACATCTACCTGCGCAAGCCGGTGCGTTTCGTGGAAGTCCTGGAGACAGTGAAGCAGCTCTTGCGCATCAAGTAG
- a CDS encoding serine/threonine-protein kinase, with protein sequence MQKPALNRDTVSGEALFILRNLRENGRLGRSNKLADVKAALEPSVSLEFDNYFFFLRKFHYIAMDREAQLKLTEQGEQVAGGELNERFSLEVGEFFAEQLAAAADAPLEGAGGDEPLMVPPPPPELLLDEAEVDGATPLPSGPPAPPPPMPPVRSSRSAMPALDLGTPSAAIPMPPPTAAEPRREATVIVQGPFTASNTHAPSPTPPAPVAAPMSPPPTSTAAAAAPAAPAPKGAELDLRYQKFDPIGTGPLGTVFKGRVTALGLDICLKELKDIFGYFSFLQRGEVLKRLKKELCAQAQVRHPGVVQVVDQNVDAARPYFVLELMQGSLRERLDAGGGNGVPVPFALRAFLQMAYGLRAAHAAGLTHHNIKPENVLFDTYGNAKLADFGLGRVVEVDATKGMPQVFVGTGGMAYMAPELMNRGGKEPGASADVYALGILLYEMLTGQIPGRRSPLPSEVNPEAPSGLDQLFDKATQDKREQRYPDVDAMLEDFYKAFPDKEFLAKGDLVISSDTPKE encoded by the coding sequence ATGCAGAAGCCCGCCCTCAATCGCGACACCGTCAGTGGCGAGGCGCTGTTCATCCTCCGGAACCTGAGGGAGAACGGCCGTCTTGGACGCTCGAACAAGCTGGCAGACGTGAAGGCCGCACTCGAGCCGTCCGTGTCGCTCGAGTTCGACAACTACTTCTTCTTCCTGCGCAAGTTCCACTATATCGCCATGGACCGCGAGGCCCAGCTCAAGCTCACCGAGCAGGGTGAGCAGGTGGCGGGTGGGGAGCTGAACGAGCGCTTCTCCCTGGAGGTCGGTGAGTTCTTCGCCGAGCAGCTGGCCGCCGCCGCGGACGCGCCCCTGGAGGGCGCCGGTGGGGACGAGCCGCTGATGGTCCCTCCGCCCCCGCCGGAGCTGCTGCTGGACGAGGCCGAGGTCGACGGCGCGACGCCCCTGCCCTCCGGCCCGCCCGCGCCGCCGCCGCCCATGCCGCCGGTGCGCAGCTCGCGCTCGGCCATGCCCGCGTTGGATTTGGGCACGCCGTCCGCGGCCATCCCCATGCCGCCGCCGACGGCCGCCGAGCCCCGCCGCGAGGCCACCGTCATCGTCCAGGGGCCCTTCACCGCGTCGAACACCCACGCGCCATCCCCCACCCCTCCCGCGCCTGTCGCCGCCCCCATGTCTCCTCCCCCCACTTCCACCGCCGCCGCAGCAGCGCCCGCCGCTCCCGCTCCGAAGGGCGCCGAGCTGGACCTGCGCTACCAGAAGTTCGACCCCATCGGCACCGGGCCGCTGGGCACCGTCTTCAAGGGGCGCGTCACCGCGCTGGGCCTGGACATCTGCCTCAAGGAGCTGAAGGACATCTTCGGCTACTTCTCCTTCCTGCAGCGGGGCGAGGTGCTCAAGCGCCTGAAGAAGGAGCTGTGCGCCCAGGCGCAGGTGCGCCACCCGGGCGTGGTCCAGGTGGTGGACCAGAACGTGGACGCCGCCCGGCCGTACTTCGTGCTGGAGCTGATGCAGGGCAGCCTGCGTGAGCGGCTGGACGCAGGTGGCGGCAACGGCGTGCCGGTGCCCTTCGCGCTGCGCGCCTTCCTGCAGATGGCCTACGGCCTGCGGGCCGCGCACGCCGCGGGCCTCACGCACCACAACATCAAGCCGGAGAACGTGCTCTTCGACACGTACGGCAACGCGAAGCTGGCCGACTTCGGCCTGGGCCGCGTGGTGGAGGTGGACGCCACCAAGGGCATGCCCCAGGTCTTCGTCGGCACGGGCGGCATGGCCTATATGGCGCCGGAGTTGATGAACCGGGGCGGCAAGGAGCCGGGCGCCTCCGCGGACGTCTACGCACTGGGCATCCTGCTCTACGAGATGCTCACCGGGCAGATTCCGGGCCGCCGCTCGCCGCTGCCCTCCGAGGTCAACCCGGAGGCCCCCAGCGGTCTGGACCAGCTCTTCGACAAGGCCACCCAGGACAAGCGCGAGCAGCGCTACCCGGACGTGGACGCCATGCTGGAGGACTTCTACAAGGCGTTCCCGGACAAGGAGTTCCTCGCCAAGGGCGACCTCGTCATCTCCTCGGACACGCCGAAGGAGTGA
- the serB gene encoding phosphoserine phosphatase SerB, which yields MTSPPSESVLITVTGKDHPGIVSRLTGLLAEAGAELLDVEQVVVQGRLTLCLLVRLSPASGTLETLLSAAKTLGVTLDFQAVEAPAAPAASARHVVTAVGRALGARELHALTQVLAGHGANVERITRLSEPHLGSVDIHISLPPGQPPDALKHALLELSMQSGGFDVALQRESLFRRGKRMVVMDMDSTLIRIEVIDELARAHGVGEQVSRITERAMHGEMDYDESLRQRVALLQGLDASVVHQLAANLPLTEGAETLVRVLKRLGYRTAVISGGFSVAAEALKARLGIDFAYSNELEIQDGKLTGRTVGRIVNAQRKAELLESLAQAEGILLDQVVAVGDGANDLLMLERAGLGIAFRAKPRLRAAADTSISAGGLDSILYLLGLTGRELLEVG from the coding sequence ATGACTTCGCCCCCGTCCGAAAGCGTGCTCATCACCGTCACCGGGAAGGACCATCCCGGAATCGTCTCGCGCCTCACCGGCCTGCTGGCGGAAGCTGGCGCCGAGCTGCTCGACGTGGAGCAGGTGGTGGTGCAGGGGCGCCTCACGCTCTGCCTGCTGGTGCGTCTGTCCCCGGCGAGCGGCACCCTGGAGACGCTGCTGTCCGCCGCGAAGACGCTGGGTGTGACGCTGGACTTCCAAGCGGTGGAGGCACCTGCCGCGCCCGCCGCGTCCGCGCGCCACGTCGTCACCGCCGTGGGCCGCGCGCTGGGTGCGAGGGAGCTCCATGCGCTGACGCAGGTGCTCGCGGGGCACGGCGCCAACGTGGAGCGAATCACGCGCCTCAGCGAGCCGCACCTGGGCTCGGTAGACATCCACATCAGCCTGCCGCCGGGCCAGCCTCCCGACGCGCTCAAGCATGCGCTGCTGGAGCTGTCCATGCAGTCGGGCGGGTTCGACGTGGCGCTGCAGCGCGAGAGCCTGTTCCGGCGCGGCAAGCGGATGGTCGTCATGGACATGGACTCCACGCTCATCCGCATCGAGGTCATCGACGAGCTGGCGCGCGCGCATGGCGTGGGTGAGCAGGTGTCGCGCATCACCGAGCGCGCCATGCACGGCGAGATGGACTACGACGAGTCGCTGCGTCAGCGCGTGGCGTTGCTTCAGGGCCTGGACGCGTCCGTGGTCCATCAGCTCGCGGCGAACCTGCCGCTGACGGAGGGCGCGGAGACGCTGGTGCGCGTGCTCAAGCGGCTGGGCTACCGCACCGCAGTCATCAGCGGCGGCTTCTCCGTGGCGGCCGAGGCGCTGAAGGCGCGGCTGGGCATCGACTTCGCGTACTCCAACGAGTTGGAGATTCAGGACGGGAAGCTCACCGGCCGCACCGTGGGCCGCATCGTCAACGCGCAGCGCAAGGCGGAGCTGTTGGAGTCGCTGGCGCAGGCGGAGGGCATCCTGCTGGACCAGGTGGTCGCCGTGGGAGACGGCGCCAACGACTTGCTGATGCTGGAGCGCGCCGGACTGGGCATCGCCTTCCGGGCGAAGCCCAGGCTGCGCGCCGCGGCCGACACGTCCATCTCCGCGGGCGGCCTGGACAGCATCCTCTACCTGCTGGGGCTCACCGGCCGCGAACTGCTGGAAGTGGGCTGA
- a CDS encoding general secretion pathway protein GspE, which yields MASPSRNRIGDILVKARVIDDLQLRSALATHDQWGGRLSRIIADLGLATDDVITEAICQGLGMQRIQLGNVTRDAGALSRVDVSLAEQKAVFPVSLKDNGKTLVLAMADPTDLSTLDQVAAKSRARVVVMVAGEREIEHAILRHYRGQEPVVSTRFGGNKRPSSSDAPEDEDEFKVVDMSGNTVVKRIADITPPAPAAAPPPAPRAPERAPAPGAGSSAADILDEILAGGTPVNEWTDEDLKRLQTVQQNQEKSSKILRALLELLLEKNQLQQRELAARMRL from the coding sequence ATGGCCTCTCCTTCCCGGAATCGCATTGGCGACATCCTCGTCAAGGCACGCGTCATCGACGACTTGCAGCTGCGCAGCGCACTGGCCACCCATGACCAGTGGGGCGGACGTCTGTCGCGCATCATCGCGGACCTGGGTCTGGCCACCGATGACGTCATCACCGAGGCCATCTGCCAGGGCCTGGGAATGCAGCGCATCCAGTTGGGCAACGTCACGCGCGACGCGGGCGCGCTTTCGCGCGTGGACGTGAGCCTCGCCGAGCAGAAGGCCGTCTTCCCGGTGTCGCTCAAGGACAACGGCAAGACGCTGGTGCTGGCCATGGCGGACCCCACGGACCTCAGCACGCTGGACCAGGTGGCGGCGAAGAGCCGCGCCCGCGTGGTCGTCATGGTGGCGGGCGAGCGTGAAATCGAGCACGCCATCCTCCGCCACTACCGCGGCCAGGAGCCCGTCGTCAGCACGCGCTTCGGCGGCAACAAGCGCCCGAGCAGCTCGGACGCGCCGGAGGACGAGGACGAGTTCAAGGTCGTCGACATGAGCGGCAACACGGTGGTGAAGCGCATCGCCGACATCACCCCGCCCGCTCCCGCCGCGGCGCCTCCGCCCGCGCCTCGCGCACCGGAGCGCGCCCCCGCGCCAGGCGCTGGCTCGAGCGCAGCGGACATCCTCGACGAGATTCTGGCGGGTGGCACGCCCGTCAACGAGTGGACGGACGAGGACCTCAAGCGGCTGCAGACGGTGCAGCAGAACCAGGAGAAGAGCTCCAAGATTCTGCGCGCGCTGCTCGAGCTGCTGCTGGAGAAGAACCAGCTCCAGCAGCGCGAACTGGCGGCGCGGATGCGGCTGTAG
- a CDS encoding CPXCG motif-containing cysteine-rich protein: MQPFAEAAAELCPYCGEEVEVAVDPIGVASETYIEDCPVCCRPWTVQVSRDEESFAVHLGRDDD, translated from the coding sequence ATGCAGCCCTTCGCGGAAGCCGCCGCCGAGCTTTGCCCCTACTGCGGTGAGGAAGTGGAGGTCGCAGTGGACCCCATTGGTGTGGCCTCGGAGACGTACATCGAGGACTGCCCGGTGTGCTGCCGTCCCTGGACGGTGCAGGTGTCCCGCGACGAGGAGAGCTTCGCCGTGCACCTGGGCCGCGACGACGACTGA
- a CDS encoding Hsp20/alpha crystallin family protein: MQTRNPFNSAVVVNPLMRDVDALFRELTQPVWRQAPRERTLAADITESESGLTLQLDMPGLDAKAIQVTVEKDILTVQAERKAEPRAEGVNVRRQERAFGTLARSFALPDTVDASRVEARYEQGVLTLTLPRREESKPRVIEVKVQG; the protein is encoded by the coding sequence ATGCAGACTCGCAATCCGTTCAACTCCGCCGTCGTGGTGAACCCGCTGATGCGTGACGTCGATGCGCTCTTCCGCGAGCTGACGCAGCCCGTGTGGCGTCAGGCTCCGCGTGAGCGGACGCTGGCCGCGGACATCACCGAATCCGAGAGCGGCCTCACCCTCCAGCTGGACATGCCCGGGCTGGACGCGAAGGCCATCCAGGTGACGGTGGAGAAGGACATCCTCACCGTGCAGGCCGAGCGCAAGGCCGAGCCGCGCGCGGAGGGCGTCAACGTGCGCCGCCAGGAACGCGCCTTCGGGACACTCGCCCGCTCCTTCGCGCTGCCTGACACGGTGGACGCAAGCCGGGTGGAGGCTCGCTACGAGCAAGGCGTGCTGACGCTGACGCTGCCTCGGCGCGAGGAGTCCAAGCCCCGCGTCATCGAAGTCAAGGTCCAGGGCTGA
- a CDS encoding response regulator: protein MGSGIMQQEGSTAMTDQLYTTHDISRLLQVDPSTVSKWIDRGILMAFRTPGGHRRVRSADLRTFLITHQMPVPEELGSGTVRLLAVDDERPVLDAIKRAFKPFAAQVELQTTTSGVEALLLVSEQKPHGMIIDLNMPDIDGLEVCRRIRARKQMEGVRLITMTSAHTPEVVEQSKQAGALACMAKPLDVQQVLELFRVPLALSAKR, encoded by the coding sequence ATGGGCAGCGGAATCATGCAGCAAGAGGGGAGTACGGCGATGACGGACCAGCTCTACACGACGCACGACATCAGTCGTTTGCTTCAGGTGGATCCGTCCACGGTGAGCAAGTGGATTGACCGTGGCATCCTGATGGCGTTCAGGACGCCGGGTGGCCACCGCCGCGTGCGGTCGGCGGACCTGCGCACGTTCCTCATCACCCACCAGATGCCGGTTCCCGAGGAGCTCGGCAGCGGCACGGTGCGCCTGCTCGCGGTGGATGACGAGCGTCCGGTGCTGGACGCCATCAAGCGCGCGTTCAAGCCGTTCGCGGCCCAGGTGGAGCTGCAGACGACGACGAGCGGCGTGGAAGCACTGCTGCTCGTGTCCGAGCAGAAGCCGCACGGCATGATCATCGACCTCAACATGCCGGACATCGACGGCCTGGAAGTCTGCCGCCGCATCCGCGCGCGCAAGCAGATGGAGGGCGTGCGGCTCATCACCATGACGTCCGCGCATACGCCCGAGGTCGTGGAGCAGTCCAAGCAGGCCGGCGCGCTGGCGTGCATGGCCAAGCCGCTGGACGTGCAGCAGGTGCTGGAGCTGTTCCGCGTTCCGCTGGCGCTCAGCGCCAAGCGGTAG
- a CDS encoding KdsC family phosphatase, whose translation MLTDAPSRPGTEELTSRAARVRLLVFDVDGVLTDGGLYYGQDGELMKRFDVKDGHALVMARLSGLPAAILTARTSGIVEKRGRELGLAAVFQGRRDKSAALKELVTQLDVPLDACAYMGDDHNDLGPLSMVALSACPADAVPEVRREAHFVTQSPGGRGAARELVELCLRASGRWDDAVGLMRGTDRRGTQ comes from the coding sequence ATGTTGACGGACGCCCCTTCCAGACCGGGAACGGAAGAGCTGACGTCCCGCGCTGCGCGCGTGCGGCTGCTCGTCTTCGACGTAGACGGGGTGCTCACCGACGGCGGCCTCTACTACGGCCAGGACGGCGAGCTGATGAAGCGCTTCGACGTCAAGGATGGCCATGCGCTCGTCATGGCCCGGCTGTCCGGGTTGCCCGCCGCCATCCTCACCGCCCGCACCTCCGGCATCGTGGAGAAGCGCGGGCGGGAGCTGGGCCTCGCGGCCGTGTTCCAAGGCCGCCGTGACAAGTCGGCCGCGCTCAAAGAGCTGGTCACCCAGCTGGACGTGCCCCTGGACGCCTGCGCCTACATGGGTGACGACCACAACGACCTGGGTCCACTTTCAATGGTGGCTCTTTCCGCTTGTCCTGCGGATGCGGTCCCCGAAGTGCGCCGCGAGGCACACTTCGTTACCCAGAGTCCTGGCGGCCGAGGGGCCGCTCGTGAACTCGTGGAGCTGTGTCTCAGGGCCAGTGGCCGCTGGGACGACGCAGTGGGTCTGATGAGAGGGACTGATAGGCGCGGTACTCAGTGA